Below is a window of Desmonostoc muscorum LEGE 12446 DNA.
GAATTGCTTTTAAAGGGTATCAGTTAGAATAATTTCGCCACAAAGCAGCTAAAAGTCGCTTCCTAGAGATTTCAAGTTTGACTTTGCTTGTAGATGCATTCTACTTTCCCTAAAACTTCCATACATTTGCCATCTAAATCCCACTTTGCCTTTGCCCAGTTGCTTTAATAATGCTTGACAAAAACCATAAGTGTTTGTTTGGGTTGATGTAAAATGATTTAAGTCCACTGACTGTAGTCAATCCTAACCATACATACATTTGATTGATAAATCAAGACTTTTGTTGTAGTAATTTTACGGATCTTTAGAGGATGGCTAGGACAGGATACTTAGCTGCGTTGTGTGGATTTGAGTTAAAAATTTTACTTTTGGATATTGTCTATCGTCATGATAGTTACGGTCTTGTGAAGATCATGCGTGCGATCGCCCCCAATGGCATTTGCGAGTCCAACAATAGGCTATCAGCTTGTTGTATGGCTTTTGGCTGGCCTGCGCCTTAAAAAAAACTTGAGTTTTACAACTATTTCAAGAGGAAATCATCTCAGAGTCTGTCATTGATAAAAGAAGACAATAAAAGGCGCAAGTCCCAATTAAGATGCGAACAATTGCAGAAATTAACGACAAAATTAGCCGCCAACGTGCGGTAGTGTTGACAACCGAAGAATTAAAAGCACGAGTTATCGAAATCGGTGTTACTAAAGCTGCTAAAGAAGTTGATGTCATTACCACTGGCACTTTTGAGCCAATGGAATCAAGTGGTGCAATTATCAATCTTGGGCACACTGACCCCCCGATAAAAATTCGCCGTTGCTGGTTAGATGGCGTTCCAGCTTACTCTGGTTTTGGAGCAGTAGATTTATATTTGGGTGCCAGTTGTGCTGTGGAAGCGATGGATGGCGAAGAAGTCCGAGAACGCGGCGGTGGTCATGTGATCGAAGATTTGATCGCCGGCAAACCCATACACGTCAGAGCGCAAGGACAAGTAACAGATTGTTACCCCAGAGCGACATTTGAAACTACAATTACTAGTCAAACAATCAATCAGTTTTATTTATTTAATCCGCGTAATCTTTATCAAAATTTTATTGTTGGTGTGAATGGTGGCGATCGCCCACTTTTCACTTACTTGGGGCCTTTACAACCACGTCTGGGGAATGCCGTTTACTCTAATCCCGGTGCGATTTCCCCCTTACTCAACGACCCCGATTTACAACTCGTTGGTATAGGTACAAGAATTTTTTTAGGCGGTGGTGTTGGCTATGTCGCCTGGGAAGGCACTCAGCACTTTCCCTTACAAAAGCGTTTAGCCAATCGCACACCCATCGGGCCTGCTGCTACTCTAGCTTTAATTGGGGATGCCAAGCAAATGGATGCTCATTGGGTGCGGGGTTGCTACTTCAAAAGTTACGGGCCTTCATTGATGTTAGGCGTTGGTATACCACTTCCTGTATTAAATGAACAAGTAGTTGAACACTGTGCCGTACAAGATCAAGACTTAGTAGCCCCAATAGTAGACTTTTCCATTCCCCGGCGTGTCCGTCCCACCTTTGGTTTAGTGAGTTACGCCCAACTTAAATCTGGCCGGATTACCATCGAGGGCAAAGCAGTACGCTGTGCCCCCTTAGCGAGTTTGTTTTTTTCCAGGCAAGTTGCCCTAGAGTTAAAACAATGGATTGAAGCAGGTAAATTTACCCTTACAGAACCAGTTTCTCCAATTCCGATGGAGCGTTCTTTTCTACCCCAAGATCGTTGGACGGATTTTTGATCTTGGGGATTGGGGATTGGGGATTGGGGACTGGGGACTGGGGATTGGGTATTAGTTATTCTCCGCGTCAGAGCGTCCCCCTGTCCCCCCCATCTCCCCATCTCCCCATCTCCCCATCTCCCCATGCCCTACTCTTGGGGTGGTTTCGGTCGCTTGATGGGCTTAGGAGTGGGTGTCTTGGGTATAGGTTTTGACACTATAGGGGTGTCGCCGCCTGCGCTGCCTTTTTTGATGGGACGGGGGGTGTCGCTACCGCGTCTGGGTGGGAATGGTTTTCTACCACCACCACCACGAGGAGCTCCTTTAAATCCTGGTTTGCGTTTTTTGGGCAAATCAGCGATCGCCTCAGCTTTTTCTACGACTAAAACATCAGCTTCCCGTTTGGCTTGAAAGTCCCAGAATTTTCCCACTGCTTTGGTGGTCAGCACACCCCTCAATTTCAACTTAAAATATTTGGGTTTGTCAGTTGGTTTGCGTGGAGCTTGCCTAATTTTGACTACCAAGCTCTTAGCATCAAAAGACTGGTATACTACCTCACCACGAACAGAAAAGCCACCGTCTGCAATTTCTGATGAGGGTATCAGGGCATCTGTATTGAGTTCAGAGTTTTCGGATAAGCCATCATCGGGCGTTTCTACCTCTTGTGACTCCGAGTCTGGCTCGTCCTCATCTATAAAGTTCTTAGCCAGATTTTCTGGCTCCCAAACTCCAACGATTTGGATGTGCAAAGTATCATTTTCTTGTCTTGTACGTGGATATACTACCCACAAATGTTCTTTCTCTAAGTCTAGGTGATTCTTGACTAGGCTCATAATCCGCCCTAAAAGGACGGCGTTGAGTTCTACACCATCTGGGGTCAGCAGTGTACCTTGGGTAAATTGTTCGCTGCTAGCGTGATAACGGCCTCGGACTAAGCCGATCGCTCGATATTGCATCGGCTCACTGGGAGGCGGAATCGGTTGTTGTCGATTAATTAAGTTCCCATTTGAGTCAGTTTCGGTGGAGTTAGCAGGGGAATTTTCAACTTTAGAGGACAGGGCTGCTACTGTATTAACATTAGCGGCTGCCTCTATTTTATTGAGACCCTGGTTAGAGGCAGAAGAATTAGAAGGTTCAGGCAACGGCATCAGGTCGGAATTCATAAAAACTCCTTGCGGCGGAGACACATCCCATTGTGGGATTTTACAAAGGCAGCTGGAAAGAGCGTTTGTGCGGCTGATGAAAGTATATTTACTTTTCACAAAGTCACACCAGAGTACTCTACACAATCCTAAAGGCGCTAAATTTAGTGTGTAAACACTAAAAGTCTAATTTAGCGCCCAGACACTAGTTTCGGAAGCATATCATAGCTACAATTCTGACGGCTCCTCCTAAAGTCATCACTTACTTTAGCAGTGTGGATAGTTAATTGTTATAAAATTCACAGGCAATGGGTGATATTCCGCAAAGTTTTGGAAATTTTTAACTTTACAAAACTTTGAGCAGAGAGCCGTACTCCTTCTAGGGGTAGGAGCGTCAACAAATTTAAATCATAATGTCATTAGAATTCAGGAGAAAGACAAAACTGTGTCTCAACCGCGCAATCGCTGGGTAGTTCAAGTTATCTTGGTGCTGGCAATTCTTGCTTTTGTGGGTGTTTCGGTGATTCCCATATTTGGAGCGCTTAATAATACGCCATCTTCAAGCCAGAATAACCCTAGCACCAGAGGCAGTTTAACTTCCTCTGACCAAAAATCAAAACTAGAAGACCAAGTACGGGGATATGAACTGGTTTTACAAAGGGAACCAGAAAATCAAACTGCGCTCAAAGGCCTATTAGAGGCGCGGCTACAATTACTCAGTCAAAAAGAAAAAGGTGAGGTTAAACCATCTGATATTCAAGTTGTTATTGAACCTCTAGAAAAGCTTGCGAAACTGAATCCCGAACAGTCAGAATACGCAGTGTTGCTGGCTCAAGCCAAACAGCAAATAGGCGATCGCGAAGGAGCCGCCCAAGCTTATCGCTCGGTTTTAGACACTAAACCTGGTGATTTGAAGGCTTTACAAGGAATGGTGGCTCTGTTGATGAGTCAGCAACGCCCCGAAGCAGCCATTGGTTTGTTGCAAGAAACCCTCACTCAGGCAGCCCAAACAAATATAAATCAGCCTGGAAGCATCGACACAGTTGCTGTGCAAGTGCTGTTAGGTTCTGTTCACGCCTCCCAGAAACGCTACGCCCAAGCCGCCTCTGCATATGACCAAGCAATTAAGAAAGATCCTAAGGATTTTCGCCCCGTTGTCGCAAAAGCAATGCTCCTGAAACAACAGGGCAAAAACGCACAAGCAAAACCTTTATTTGATAGTGCCGCAGCTTTAGCACCTGCTCAATACAGAGACGAAATTAACAAAGCTGCAATTACTCCTTCGGCTCCTAATCCTGCTGCACCTAGCGCATCTTCACCGGAAAGTAAACCTAAGTGATGGGGATTGGGGATTGGGGATTGGGGATTGGGCATGGGGTGATGGGGTGTAATTCTCTCCCCTTCTCTCTCATTTCCCTCATCTCCCTAATCCCCAGTCCCCAATCCCCATGCCCCAGTCCCCTCACACTCCTTCAATGGCAGCAACGATACCAAAGACCAAAAACAGGCATCCACCAATTAGGGTGAGTTGACGCTCGGAAATGCGACCAGCGATCATTTTGCCGCCGATAACAGCGATCGCTGCACAAATAGCATGTCCTAAAATTGCACCTGTGGTTACTCCAATTGGGTTATTCCCGGCTGCTAGGGCAATGGTGGCAATTTGAGTGCGATCGCCCCACTCTGCCATAAATGTTAATCCAAAAGCCTCTATTAAAATTGCTAAGGAACTTTTCTGCTTTGGTAGCTGCAAATCTGCCTGTTTCACCGCAGCTTCCGCCTCTTCTACAACTTCAGTATCACAACTAGAGGCAGACATTTTACTCGCGTCGTACAACAGTTTGAGACCAAAGGCGATAAACAAAGTTATTTCCGCATAATGAATATAAACTTTTGGCAATAAAGACGCTGCTTGTCCAAATAGCACCGAAAGGATTGTCATCGCGGCTAAAGCAGCTGTCACTCCTGCAAATACCAACCTACGGGGGTGGTGCATTGCCAAAATCACAGCAATAAAAAATGTTTTATCGCCTAGTTCTGAAACTGTAATTAATAACAAACCTGCGGTAAAAGCTGTTAACACTCTCTCAAGCTCCTGAAGAATCGTTTACCGATGTGAAGCTTGATGAGAACCAAAAGACCTCACCAAGTTTACACTTTTCGGTGTGAACTTAGTGAAGGTCTCGCTTTCAAATATTTATTACTTGCCACCTGAACCAGGCTCATCGCCAGTATGTTGATTCAGATGTACTGGCTTTTTAATTTTTTGCCAGCAGCTACTCCCCTTCTATGCGAGTCTGATTATACATCTATTTCAAGTACAAGTCAAGGCGGCAGATAACTGAAAACATGCAGTTGGATTCAGTGGTTACGGAGGTAAAAACTCATCATTTGTGACTTCTGGCAGTTGATATGGACAGTTCACAGCAAAGGATTCCACTGACAAACCAGTTTCAGCTTTTGCTTGCTTAACCGCTTGTGTATAACACTCCGTAAAAATGCTCTCAAGATAGGATTTGAGACTGGGGGAATCATTTGACACGTCTACGATGTTCAATGATGCTTCCTTCCCAGCTACCGCTTCTCTTTTCCGGTTGGAATTGCCATTTGAGCAAATGCACTAGAATTACAATCAGATTACTCTTGAGACTCCGGCGTTCACTCGTTCCCATGTCGGCAATTTCCTCTATGAGGTTCTCCCAGTCGACATTCGCGTAGTCTTGACTTTGCAATTTTTCCACAGTTGTTTCTATCCATTGCAAATAGTCAATTCCATAGAGTGTTTGGGAATGCGGCTTTAGGGAAGACATGGCAGTTTCCATAGGAAATGGTGATTGTAGTCTGGAAAAGTTAGGCAATCACAGTAATATTTGCATTAGTAAGCATTACCTGGTTCGAGAAGTGGGCGATTTGAACTTGTGCTGTACCACCAACTCCATCTTTATCAAAGAATAGGTTACCAGTAGTTTGATTGTAGATGAAGCGATCGCCAGATGTTGTTGCACTAGTCCCAAGTCGGAACAAGCTCGAATCTAGTATCGTATCTTGAGATTGGCTCAGTCCAAATTCTGCTTTGGAAATGGATATAGTATCATCTCCAACAGTAAAATCAGTAATAGTATCATAGCCTCCGGTGCGGGTATCAGCCAGGTTGAAGCTATCTCGCCCCGTTCCACCAGTCAGCACATCTCGACCAATTCCACCGCTGAGTACATCGTCAAGAGTACCTCCATCCAAGGTATCATTGCCTGAGTTAGCAAAGAGGCGATCGTTGCCATCAACTCCATTCAAGATGTTAGCACCAGTATTTCCCACAAGGATGTTATTGAGGCTGTTACCAGTACCATTGATTGCTGTGCTTCCAGTCAAAGTCAAGTTTTCCAGGTTATTTCCCAACACCCAAGTTATCGAAGACTTAACTAAATCTGCGCCTGCATCTAAGTCTTCAGCGATCGCATCGCTGACGCTGTTTACAGTGTAAGTGTCATTGCCGACTCCACCATCAAGACTGTCAATTCCCGCACCTCCATCCAAGTCATCGTCACCTGCACCACCGAACAAGGTGTCATTGCCCGAACCACCAATCAGGCTATCATTGCCATCAACTCCATTTAAGATGTTAGCTGCACTATTTCCTGTGATGATGTTATTCAGGCTGTTACCAGTACCATTGATTACCTTGCTTCCAGTCAGGGTCAAGTTTTCTAGGTTATCTGTTAACACCCAACTCACAGCAGACTTGACTAAATCTGTGCCTGCATCTAAGCCTTCAGTAATCGTATCGTTGAGGCTGTCTACGGTGTAAATGTCATTGCCGGCTCCACCATCAAGGCTATCATTACCGACTCCACCATCTAAGGTGTCATTACCAGAACCACCAATTAAGGTGTCATTGCCAGAACCACCAATCAGGCTATCATTGCCATCAACTCCATTCAAAGTGTTAGCGGCAGTATTTCCCGTGAGAATGTTATTCTCTTTGTTACCAGTTCCATTGATTGCTGTGCTTCCAGTCAGGGTCAAGTTTTCCAGGTTATCTGCCAACACCCAATTCACAGAAGACTTGACTAAATCTGTGCCTGCATTTAAGCCTTCAGCGATCGCATCGTTCGGGTTGTCTACGATGTAAGTGTCATTGCCAACTCCGCCATTGAGACTGTCAGATCCCAAACCTCCATCCAAGGTGTCATTGCCTGCACCGCCCAACAAGGTGTCATTGCCGTCACCACCAATCAGGCTATCATTGCCATCAACTCCATTCAAGATGTTAGCGGCAGTATTTCCCGTGAGGATGTTATTAAGGCTGTTACCAGTACCATCGATCGCCTCGATTCCAATCAGGGTCAAGTTTTCTAGATTAGCTCCCAACACCCAACCCACGGAAGACTTGACTAAATCTGTGCCTGCATTGGCGGATTCAATAATAGTGTCGCCGATGCTGTCTACAGTATAAATGTCATTACCTTTACCACCAATGAGACTGTCATCTCCTGCACCACCATCTAAGGAATCATTTCCATCACCGCCATCCAGGGTGTCGTTATTACCTAGCCCTTTGAGGGTGTCATTGCCCTGGAATCCGGAGATGATATCCCTATTCTCCGTACCAGTTAGGTTGTTTGCACTTAAAGTGCCATTAATCACACTAATGATTTGATTAATGGTCAAGTTGACAGTGGCAGTACTGCTGGCTCCTTGCCCATCACTGATGCTGTAAGTGAAGCCATCAGACCCATAATAGTTTTGAAAAGGGGTATACGTGTAAGTACTGTTACCATTGTCAACTAAGCTTCCTTGGCTAGGTTGAGTCAAGGCAGTAATGCTCAATACGTCACTGACATCCACATCTGTATCATTGCTCAGGAGAGTAGTAGCGTTAATGATAATAGGTGTGTTTTCGTTTGTGGTGATGCTGTCATTAACAGCCACAGGAGCATCGTTGGTATTAGCCACCGTCAGTGTAAAAACATCGCTGACACTTGCCGTTCCATCACTGGCAATAACTTTAATGTTGAAGCTGCCAACGTTGTCATTTGTGGGAGTACCACTGAAGGTGGTGCCGTTGAAGGTCAGCCAAGCAGGAAGTGGGTCACCATTTTCCAAGGTGGCGGTGTAGGTGAGGTTATTTCCTGCATCCACATCGGCGAAGATGTTTGCTGGTAGGGTGAAGTTGAAGGTGGTGTCTTCTGCCGCTATTTGGTCAGCAATGCTATTCGCCACTGTTGGGGCATCATTGGTATTAACCACTGTCAGTGTAAAAATATCGCTGACAGTTGCCGTTCCATCACTGGCGATCGCTTTAATGTTAAAGCTGCCAACGTTGTCATTTGTGGGAGTACCACTGAAGGTAGTGCCGTTGAAGGTCAACCAACTGGGAAGTGGGTTACCATTTTCCAAGGTGGCACTGTAGGTGAGGTTATTTCCTGCATCCACATCGCTGAAGGTGTTTGCTGGTAGGGTAAAGTTGAAGGTGGTGTCTTCTGTCGCTGTTTGGTCAGCAATGGTATTCGCCACTGTTGGGGCATCATTGGTGTTGGCGATCGCAAGCTCAAACACATCACTTGCAGTCAATCCATTGCCATCCGTTGCCGTGACTTTAACGTTGAGACTGCCAACATTGGCATTGTTAGGCGTGCCATTAAAGGTATGAGTAGCTGCATTAAAGGTGAGCCACCCAGGAAGTGGATTGTCATCCGCTAATGTGGCACTGTAGGTCAATACATCGTCTGCATCGACATCGCTGAAGGTATTTGCTGGCACCACAAAGCTAAAGGCAGTGTCTTCTGTCGCTGTTTGATCAGCGATCTCTGTTACTAGGGTCGGGGCATCATTGATTGCAGAAACAGTCAAGTTTTTTGTAGCACTAGTGCTGCCGCCATCTCCATCTGTGAGAGTGAATTGAATTGTGCGAGTCGCGGTAGAAGGCGATTCAGAAACATTGGCAAAGGTGATATTTGAAATCAAATAACTAACCATCCAAGGTTGAGCAATAGCATTGAAGGTGATAGTGAGTGGCGTTGTGCCTGTACCTCCAGTAAAGCTGCCAATGGTATTTACTCCGTTGTAAGTAATGCTGTTGCCAGAAACACCAATCTGTTCACTTCCAGTTCCTTGATTGTGAATAGCTAGACGATCATCTGCTGTGCCATTCTCAGTAAAACTAACGGTGAGGGTGCCATCGCTAAAATTAGATGAATCAAAATCGCTGACAGAAGGTGAGTACGCGATCGTAACAGGCGAACCGTTTTCGGAGTAGAGAGGATTGTAGTAACTTAAAAGTTCTAGAACTGGATTGGCATTAGTGATGCTAACAGCACCATAGAAGTTACTGTAATCAGAGTAGCCCCCGTAGTAGCCCCCGTAGATGTATGGGGTGTATGCATAGCTATTGGAAAAGGTAACACCAGTACCACTGACGGTAGCTCCTCCATTCGCAAAAATCGCAGCGCCCGCACCGCTGCCACTACCACTGACTTGGTAGTAGTAACCACCGGAATAATATCTGTATTGACCGCTTGCTCCATAGGCGGAGTTAGAAGAAAATGCAGTATTGGTCATGGACAGGGAACCAGAGCGGACGAAGATAGCACCACCTAATCCTGCACCGCCACCACCCGCTCCTGTATAACCACTTGAGCCACTCTCTCCATAACCACCAAAGCTGCCACCGCTGCCACCGCTACCACCGTAGCCGCTAGAGCCACTGAGAGGTTGTTGGCTACCGTAGTAGCCGCCCCAGCTACCGCCACCGCCGCCGCCACCGCCGCCGCCGCCACCACTACCAAAGCCACCCGTTCCTCCAGCACTGCCATTTCCACCATTTCCACCATTCCCGCCGGTATAACCATAGCCACCGCCGCCGCCACCGCCGCCGCCGCCACCGCTACCCCCAGCACCGCCACCATTCCCAAAACTACCTGTACCACCAGCACTACCTGAAGAGCCAACAAGACCACTACCACCGGAGGAGTAGGTAGGAGCATAACCCCCAGCACCGCCAGCACCGCCAGCACCGCCACTGCCGACAGCTCCACCAACAGTTCCGGCACCGCCGTTACCACCGCTACCACCAGAGTAACCCGCATAACCATTAACCCCAGGGTAGTAGTAATAACCATAGAAAGCCCCTTGATAGCTTCGATAGCCAGCGTTGCCGCCACTACCGCCACTGCCTCCTGAGTAAAAACCAGAACCACCAGTACCACCGATCGCCGTATTGTTAGCAAGGCTAACGCCATTGAGTGTGACGTTGCCGTTGTTGATAAACAGTGCGCCACCCATGCCCGCACCGCCGCCACCGCCATTACTACCATTTCCACCAGCAGCCCGACCGTTTCTGAGGGTTAGGTTGTTGAAGCTAACAGTGCCACTGTCAACGAAGAAAAGCTGAACATCTCCAGTATCGTTGGAGCCGTTGTTATTAGCATCACCGCTCAAAAAGTAATTGTTGCCGACAAAAGAGATATTGCTATTGATATGAGGCAATAGTGTAGTCAAGCGAATAGAGCTAGTGAGCGTAATGGTATCGTCACCTGCTTGAGTATTGGCGTTATTAATTGCGGCTTGTAGTTCAGCAAAGGTTCCAGCTGAAAAGTTCGCAAGTACTGCATAGTATGACTTGATCGCTGTTGTCTCAAACACTATTAAGTTGCTGCTATTACCCGTCCTCACGTCCAACTGCCAATCGCCGCCGAGGGCTGTACTGCCGATCGCCGTAGTCGAAGCTGCTACCGTTGCGCCTGTCAACTCACTCAACTGATAGATAAAGGATCGCCCCTTCTCTCCCTTCGCCACTTCACAGCTATAGAGCGAAATTGACTCAACGCCCCACTCCTGCAACAGTGCCGATCGCATCTGCACCTGCTCTCGATTCAAAGGACTAGCACCGATATAAACCACACCAGGTTCGCCGTGTGCCACGATCGCCAATTGTCTTGCGCCCGTTCCTGTCAGCAATTGCGTGATTACCGACAGCGCATCGTCTTGAGGATTCAGCGTGTAGGCGATCGCCCCCGGCACTAACCCCTGATAAAGCACTTCCAGATCAGACACCCGGCAATCAAACACCACCAACAGTGGTGCAGAACCTAGCCGTTGCGGCAACAAATTTGACACAGCAAGTGACTCAACCGGGGAGAGGGTGAGAATTTGTTTACTACTATCCATTGAATACTTCCTTAGAAAGATTAAATTTAGACGTTATGAGCCAGGTGAAAAAAGCATTAGCCTTTCACTTTTGTTTTGGCGAGCAATCAACAGAATTTGATGACAAGAAGTCAGAATTTAGAGAAAACTCTGAGCGGGGGAACGCCTCCCTCAAAAGTTGCGATCGCTTAGTCCTCTAGCTTCGCTTTTTTTAAAATTAAACAGCCTCAGCAAATATGTTGAATTTTATATTCTATTTATATAAAGTCGATTTAGTTTAATTTATTAAGCACTCAAAATAGCTAAATATCTATATGGTGCAGCATAGTAGTTGATGGCATTGTTATGAACAAGCAGGAAGCAGCACAATTTTTCAGTATCAGCGCCCTAAAACATGACGTGCAACAGGGGCGAATTAGCGTCACTATAATTTGTAATTAACCCATACATGAATGCATGTTTTTCGAGCCGAAAATGTGTTTTTTTATTTTTGATAACTCCAATTAGTTGAACGGAAACTTAAATGAATTACGAATCCGGTAAATAAGATATTATTCTCTACTTTCTAGAAAAACCTACATATCTAGAAAATTCTGCATGTATTAGACTATGCTATTTATGATTTTATCGCCAATTTATCATCGGATATTCTCTGCTTTTACTGAAGATTATGTCAGGGTTAAAGCTTACACCAAGGAGTGGAAATTAAATAAAGCTATCAATAAAGTTATACCGTTTCACTTTAATGATGATACAAATACGTTGGTAGGGGCACGGCAATGCCGTGCCCCTACGCGAAATCTATATGTATCAGGGTTTTAGTGAAATAGTGTTAGAGGTGATTCAATACAGTTCGATTAAGGTTTTTTGATGAAAATTCTAGATCCAAAGACGCGATAAATCGGCGTCTCTACGAAGGAATGATTATTGTAGAGACGCCGATTTATCGCGTCTCTTGGCTTAACCGAACCGTATTGAGAGGTGATTTAATAATCACCTCAATCATTACTTACCTGCACATAATCGATTCATTCAAAAAAGTGGATTGATGAATCTATGAATCATGCACAAGAGTAACGCCAAGTCTTAGGGACTTCCAAAAAATAAATTATCACAAATTATTTTTACATTTTTCGGGTAGCACAGCTGTGCTACCCTACGTTCGCGGAGCGTCCCGCAGGGATGGGATGTTTTTAATTGGAAGTCTCTTATTTGGTCATGCAAGTCCAACTAACTTTGCACTTAGTTCCCACATGCGATCGCCTTTTTCATCATCGCGGGCTTGAGGAGAAACCTTTTGAGCAAAGGACTTGCCATCTTTTTTCTGCCGATTTCCCCAACTCCAATAAACACCGGATTGATTATATTCAGGATCGGCAACCACCGCAGCAACCCGTTCTCCTGCCAACTCCTGAGACACATATCCCCCGGTGATGTACTTTTGGAATAATGGGAAAAGTTTCTGAAACAGGGGATAGTGGTTTCTAAATAGCGGCGTTTCTGCAACACATCCCGGATAAAGAGAACTGAAAACTATATCGGTTGACTCGTGATAGCGCCGATGCAGTTCTTTCATGGTCAACACGTTGCATACCTTGCTGTCTTTGTAGGCTTTGACTGGTTCAAATTTCTTGCCATCAATCATCGAAATTGGGTCTTTAAATCCCTCTGCAAAGCCCTGAAAATCGCCCAAGTCTGGACGCGGCGGAATCTTCCCACCGAGTTCGTCTGGATTGTGGGTAACAGTTCCCAAAATCACCAGCCTTGGCTGTGAAGATGATTTCTTCAAATCCTCTAACAAAAGGTTGCACAAAAGGAAATGCCCAAGATGATTGGTGGTAACAGTTAACTCGTAACCTTCTGGACTTCGTAATGGTTCCTTTATTAAGGGCATATAAATTGCCGCGTTGCACACCAAAGCATCTATGGAGTTGCCACTTGCGCGGAAGTTTTTCACAAACTGTCGAACGCTTTCTAAGGAGCCAAGGTCAATATGTATGCTGGTATAGCTGTTGTAAGGGATGTCCACAGCTTGGGCAGCTTGTTGTGCCTTTGCTAAATCCCGACATGCCAACACCACATACCATCCCCTTT
It encodes the following:
- a CDS encoding protochlorophyllide reductase, whose product is MAQDRKSTVVITGASSGVGLYAAKALAQRGWYVVLACRDLAKAQQAAQAVDIPYNSYTSIHIDLGSLESVRQFVKNFRASGNSIDALVCNAAIYMPLIKEPLRSPEGYELTVTTNHLGHFLLCNLLLEDLKKSSSQPRLVILGTVTHNPDELGGKIPPRPDLGDFQGFAEGFKDPISMIDGKKFEPVKAYKDSKVCNVLTMKELHRRYHESTDIVFSSLYPGCVAETPLFRNHYPLFQKLFPLFQKYITGGYVSQELAGERVAAVVADPEYNQSGVYWSWGNRQKKDGKSFAQKVSPQARDDEKGDRMWELSAKLVGLA